The following DNA comes from Hordeum vulgare subsp. vulgare chromosome 3H, MorexV3_pseudomolecules_assembly, whole genome shotgun sequence.
tcactaagcatgacAAAGCAATATATAGGTCTAGGCATGAACTAACGCAGTATCGTCCGTCATAgaaggatcgggaaaatatcggatgatatttcccgggtctctcgctactaccgaaCAGGCGAAACGGATGGAAAAGTTCTACattcgctatgctagggacgcgtgacagacgaacgggtagcgtatccgggttcgtcttgatttgctgatcaactttcatgttcaaattattttcatctgacttacggattaattaatattaatttttaaagttttacagAATTTCTAGAATTTAACTATTGATTTAAATTAGAATTATCCAGAATAGTAAATGATGACATCATCATGACATAACCATGATGTCAGCAGGTCAACTCTGGGTGACCAGAGCCAAACCTGACCTGTGGGGTCACTCGGACCCACATGTCAGCATGTGTTAGTATTAAGCAGAGTTAGATTTAACTAATTAGGATTAATTAAGGGTGGGATCTACTGTCATAGACTCACGGGCTAACCAGTgtttaaatttaaactaaacTAATTAAACAGAGGGGGGCACCTGTCATAGGGTGTTTAGTTAacaatttaattaaattaacttaattaatcaTCGGGTTAATTAGAGGGGGTGGCCCCACATGTCCTTGACTGGGCCAGCCCAGTCAGCGTTGATTGGGTCAACTGGGCCCGTGGGGACCCAGGGTCAGTGACACAGGGGCGGGGCCCAGTCGGCTATGTCAGCGGACGGCGCCGGAGACGCGCTCCGGTGAGCCCGAGCGCGGCGGCGAGCTCGGCCGAGCTCAGAAAACACGTGTGGTGCACCAAATCGAGTGCCATTTGTTCCTATCGCGAGCTGAGATCATCACCGATCCGTTCCAAGCTTCGGTTCGAGCAATGGGGGCTTGTGCATTGCTGGCCACACGTCGTGGAGGAAGCCGGTTCAAGTGGACGGCAAAACAGCAGCTGCAGCGCGCGGAGGTCATGCCTAGCGCATGGGATCGATGCGGGGAGCACCAAGAGCATGCCGGTGGCACGCACGGGTGCTCAAACGCATGCACGTCATGAGCACATCAGCAATGGCGGGCGACGGAGCTCGATTACGGCGAGGGGCTACAGGGGGCTACGGGAGCTAGCAGAGGAAGAGGAGGTCGTGGGGGAGCTCACTAGCGGTGATGGGAAGGCCCGATGCAGTGACGGAGCAGCGGCGGCGATGAATCGACGACAGCGAGGTCctcgatccgaggaggaagatgatggcGCACGGGACGATGCAGCGGTGATGAGCTTGAATGAACGGGCGTAGTCGAGGGAGGAAGGGCCGGTGAGGCTTCCTTGCACGGTGGTGTGGCAAGGGGAGCACGATGGCCGCTCCTACGAGCCGGCCATTGTGATGGTTGCGCTCGGCAAGGAAGAGGGtgagcgagggagagggagaggggaggaacAGACGGGTCCACGGGGTAGCGGGGTGGCCTCCTTATCCATCCACGCCAGCGGGGAGAGGAAATATCACCGGGGGGTCGGGCGAGCGAGAACGCGCTCTCTGTGCGGGCGATAGTGCGACGGGGAGGGCCACGCGTTGCCACTGGGAGAGGGTCGCGGGGTATGGGAAGGGAGCGCGGGGTGGAGGAAAATTAGGGCAGGGAGGGAGCCTGTCCGTTATATAGGCCGAGAGGGGGGAGCCAGATGGGCCAACTCGAGGGGGCACATGGGTCGTGGCCCAGGGGAAGGGGGTATtatttcttttcccttttttattttgtttcctttttggttttagaaTAGTTGCTTTCAGTTTAATTTAAAAAAATAGcagtttatttttgaaaaatatggaGTTTGGCTCTTTATTACAAAAGCAACATTAGTCAGTGCCCCAAAAGATTTGTGGTCATTTAAAATTGTTTCGGGATTTCTACAATTAAAAAGCAATTTAAACAATTGTTTTGGCCTTTGTTATTATTGTTTTAGAGGCACAAAAATACTTTATAAAATGTTGCTTACTCCACAATAATTAACTATGGTTTATTTACAATATTACGAACATTTTTTTATGTTTGAAGTAATAATAATTTGACttcatttttaaatttgaaaatggctttgatttttattaagtgGCAACTTGGCCTAGTTAACTTGATGACATGGCACATTAGGGGGGTTACTGTAGCATAACTACAGGGATTATCGTAGCTTAATTCAGGAATGTCATAAAGACATTTTTCGTTCGTTCGACGCACAAAACTAGCCCATCAAGAGATGATGAACCAACGCTAGCCACTAGACTGAACACGTGGTCATGTTTAACAGGCGTGCACGTAGCGATATGTACGTTGTTGTCTACCAGTCTGAAAAAAACGCATACGCAACTAGATGCGCCCATATCGTGTAATCAATCAGCCTAAACTAAAGGCTAAAGCTTAAAAAAGCCCCAACTAAAAACATGTGCGCATCTACTCGCGGTTAAAAAAACGCACACTCATATCTGCTTTGGACGAGCACAGCCACGGTTGTCATAAATGCGTCAGCGACTGAAAGATCAATCGGCCACCATACTCCACGCGTCATCGACTAATGTGCCCTACTCAAGCAACATGTATATCCGGTCTATTCAAGCCAAACAGTCTTTGATCCAATGGCTTCCTAATACAGTTCGAAAAAAGATTGGTTATGATTTTCACGTGTAGGGTGGAGGATTGTTGCTCTGCATTTTTTGTCATCGCTTTTCTTTGGTACATCGTTATTGGCCTCATGTAGCTTTTGCTTTGTTTGGtttggtatgctcattaccggtcCCTCAAAAAAAGAAATAACAAGCGTAGAGGGATTCAAACCATGGTTGCGAGGACTCACGAACCAACTAATATAACCAAGGATCCTACAGAAAGAGAGGGAGCTTAGACCGTCTCAGGTACATCCTTTTTATTCCGTTTCGTCCATTCGTTACTCGCCTCATGTAGTTTTTGCTTCGTTTGATACGTTCATTACTGGTCCCTCAAGAAAAGAAATAGTGAGCGTAGAGGGATTCAAACCATGGTTGCGAGGACTCACGAACCAGATCATCTAACCAAGGATCCCGTAGAAAGAGAGGGAGCTTAGACCGTATCACCACACGTGTAATTCATTTACGGTTCAGAAACCTCCATCATGTATGAATCCTTTGTTCAAAACCCCTCCCTATATGTAGCTGCGGACCACGGTTGCAGACATTTTGCGCCAAGGGCAAGAGCTCCAGCGTAAGGAGCAGGAGATGGGGCTACTGGAGGCCGTGATCGAGGAAAGAAGGCGATGAGGATGGTATGATTGGGGAGGAGAGGGTGAAGGTAAGCTTGTGGGAATCGAGCCAACAAAATCAATGAGATGTGCGGCACATAGTGCGCTACCATCCTAGCCTTGATCCTGCCCATCTGATCACACACCAGTGTGACGTGTCTTCTGTCTTGACCCATCATCCTCGAGAATCTTGCCATCAATCGACACGTCGTATTTTTTTTTTGCCATCGACGACCATTGTCATGCGACACAATTCCTTAACCGAGGCAGCCTTGATTCATGAGAACTGTTTTTTTATCCATAACAAAGCACACACATTGTGCTTATCGTGTCAGGAACAAGTGCTGAAGCACAAACATTGTGCTTAATCCTGTGAGGGACAAGTGTTCTGCTTTCCCCTTGCAACACACGGACTAAATGAGGATTATTTCTTTAATTTTTTGGTCCTATCGTCCGTTTCATACGTCATAACCATGTTGGGTCATGTTGGGCCTCTTCTTATCTTAGGTTCacacatcaacacacaataccatCTTTCTCCAACCATCTAAGATGATGCACGTCAACCCTCCATACTTAAAAAGTTATTCCATCCGCGCACATATCTCATGCCATAAGCTTTTACCTTACATGGCCACTGGACGTTGGTCGAACCCTCATACCACCAGGACCGCATCGACGAGAAGAATCTGTTCAGATCAAAAAGAGCTTCAACCATATATCATGGACGACGAATTTTGCCGTTCAATCTACTCGGAATGTCGCAAGCCTACTTTATCAACAGTGAGAATTTTTTTTAATTACCCACACCCATCAATTCATCTAGATGTTGCACCCATCAATTCATGTAGATGTTGCCAATCATATAGACACTGTCTATCGTCCTATAATTGTCATTAGTTGCGTGCACCATGAGCTGTGTCATCAACATGAATCGGATGTTGCAACTCCGGCATCACCTCAATGCAGTCATGGGAATAATGTGCCCATGCAATCTTTTCATGTCATTTTGCTAGCCACATCTTAAGTATCTGTATTAGTGAGCCACAAGTTAATTCACTCTCTAATGTATGTTCTCCTACCTCCTTTTCTATCGGCTGTTAACCACTAGGTTGCACGTTGACTAATAAGCATGTGTTGTTGATTGTACCATAGCATTTCTTTTATTATACCAGATTATTAAGAAAACAAGTTCTTGTTGTAGCAACCGTCTATGAGATTTTTCTGATATAGCTGTCACGTTCAAAAAAGATTAATAATCATGTTGTTTGATGTAGTCCTTGCCAGATTGCTTTTTCATATACTTATTAAAATTTATGAGAGCAATTAAGGGGTACGAATGCATGCCCAATATATAAACAAATAATTAGAAATGATCAGGTTGTCAATTGATTCATCATTTATGTCATCATCAAACTATCCTCAAACCAGCAAACTACTTAATGACAATCGACTTTTACATCGCAACGGAGCACATCATTTTCATCCTCCGTTGCAACAGACGGGCATATGTGCTAGTCCTAACAGTCCATTCAAAGGCCATTCACAACAATATATCTCATATCAGCATCATAATCTAGATCTCCGTCACAATTAAGCGACATCCTACAATAGGGCGTCCCAAAACCCCTTATGCTAAGCCAAGAAGTATGTCGCTAGCCTGCCGCAATTAGGCGGCACCCTACCATAGGACATGCCCAAAAACCCTTATGCTAAGCCAAGAAGGATGCCGCTAACTAAGAGCATCGCTAGCAGATCTCATAAAAGTCAACCCTTAGAAACAAATATATGGGGCACTGTAAACCATTTTTATTGTGTGAAATTACCCCAGACAAAGCAGACCTCGTAAATGGAATTGTATTCCATTATagctcattttttcttttttcctcccgTCCCAGCGAGCCGTCTTCGGCCACGGCGTGCCTCGCCCTCACGCCCCAGCTCGCCCCGACGTCGCCCGCCTCGCCCCCGCCTCATCCTGACGCCGCACGTTTCGGGCCACACATGCATGCAGTGGAGGTCGAACCGGCCGCAATTCGGACCGGTGGCGGCAATTTTCGGCGTGCAGCGGCTTCTTCCGACGTGCGAGGACAGATTCCGATGAGTTCCACATACATTCCTGTCAGTTCCACTGCGACACGTCTGCTCCGACGAGGTATGACCGGTTTACGGGTTAAACTGTATATTGCTTTCAAAACCATACATATAAGGTTTTCGCGGATGGATTTATCGTGCCCCCTAAAAAGTTTAAGGGTCGAACAAGTTTTACGAGGTATGCTCATGACGTCTTTTCGACTGAAACTATAAACACCTCGTTTTTCACGGGttatgctagagatgctctaaaggtCTCCCCTCAAAGGGATGATTTGTCGGGGACACACCACCCAATGCAAATTCCTATGTTCAATGAAGGAATAAGGCCATGTTTGTATAAAAAGCTCTAAGACTTTTAGTCCCAATTAAAAAGTCCCTAATCCCACATGTTTGGTTCCAATGATTAAAATggactagaagttattaaatggcaTGCTAAAAGACCAGGTTACTTCTATTAGGTTGtccgtaatggtagtatcatgcatgccaactaggcaattttaatgaggtgacatagaattaaatgaagaaagaaaggattgagtatcatatcatgataccgtatcatattaaatgatgtgctactatgtatCTTGCATGGTAATAAATGAACTAtcatatgatactaacatatgatactatgtattatggatgtggtatcatacactagtatcatatgcatgatactagtatatgatactacccaatACAACCAGCCTTAATggactagaggttattaaatgacatgctaaaagtaaagACACCGTTAGAAAAAGTCCGTAACTGTAAAAGGAGATCAATGCATGCTCAACGGGTGGAGACCATACTATAAACGTTCATTATTAACAAAATCCAGAGGTCTGAAGGCTAAAGGTGAGACGTAGTCTCAAATAACAACAAAACACCACACTGCGCACATCTCCAGCCAGGCTACCCGAACCAAACAGCCCCTTGGTTTCGGAGCAATCATTTACTGTGCGGAAGAATATCTCCAGAATAGACTCCATCATCATAATTGTGCATCTAAAAGGAAACCGTTTCCTGGAGACTGGAGTTACTCAATTTTTTTGGCTATGAAACGTATCAGCACGCAAAGCCATACTGTTTGTGACAGCTAAGAACACTAGATTGGTAATAAAATATACCCTTACTGGAATTGCAGGGGGACAAAAATCATCCAAGGCGAGCAGGAGAACTGATGAAATCACCACAAACGAGGGAGAGACTCTGCCCTGATGATCTCCTTAAGAAGAGCCTTCTCCTCATTGATTTTGTTCTTCTCAGCAGCGTCACGTGGtttgctcttcctcttctcctccagcATCCACTTGTAGACCTGGCGCTGCTCATCTTCAGATAAAGGTGGGAGTACTCTTTTCGGCGGAGGAGCAGGCTTAGCAACTGCAGCAGGTGGGGCTAACAATgctgctgcagcagcagcagctgctgCAGCCTCAGCATTTTTCTTGTCCTGGTCTCGTTTGTAGGTCTTTGCAAATACATAAACTGCATGTTACGAGGATGTCAACTTATTGAAAGATGTGGGTAAACATCAGATAAAACAATAGTAAACCATAACGTGCATCAATTCAATCACGACACGGAAGGCATACCTACATGGACTAACTACGGTAAGTTCGTTGCGCCTCGGTATAAACTAGGTCCTTGAATTATTAAGTGAAATCGTGACCAAGGCGCATAAAAGAGGAAATGACGGAGTGCAATGACAAAAATGCCTTCATCAGAAAATTAGTATGTATCACATAGCAAGCTCAACTAATACTTGCCGAGCGGTATTTGGCTATCAGTGGGCCTTCACAGAATCACAGGCATGAGTCAACTCAACAGTAACAACTCAAATGGTAGTGGCAATGTTGTAGCAGCAGCCATAAACTGGAAATGTGCAAGTTCTCAAGAGAGTTAGCCAAGACTCAATTTCACTTTTGCCTCCTTCACCACATATTTTCTCTCGTCACCCAAGCAAACTGCAGCCTACAAACGTATTATGTTTCTGTGCTGCAACCACAGTAATCTTTGCAAAGCTATGGGTTTCTGTTTCCAAAACAGAAGGGGAAACACCTCAAGGTTGCTgccaattatttttcattttgatcgagacaaaaataataatttgttttgcacttTCTTACCACATACTACATCCTTTCATTTAATCTTGTCTTAAATCAATCATTTTTaagtttgaccaagtttatagaaACAAATACATATCAATATCTGAAATACAAAATCAATATAACTACATCTATGACGAAATATGTTTCCATAATGTATTTATTGTGTACTGTAGATGTAGATAATTTTTTAAGACAATAGAAATAGACATTGTATAGATGGAAGAAGGGAGTATTTTTCAAATCGTGATCATGTATGCTATAGTATGTTCCTTACTTTTAAGAGAAAATATATCCTGCCGCAGCTGAAAAAGGTAACAACAGTACTGTGCTCAGTGGCAATGTTGTAGCTGGCATAAATTGGAAATTTGCAAATTCTCGGTAGATTTAACAAAAACTACAGAaacctccctccatcccaaaataagtgatgtggttttagttcaaatttaaACTGAACCAggccacttattttgggatggagggagtaattgCCTATCTTGTACCACATATTTTCTCTCTTGCCCCCCAACAAACTGCAGTCTATCAGCGCATTATGTTTCTCTGCCGCAACCACAGTAATCCTTGCAATTCTATGGATTAGTTATCCAAAACAAGGGGGAAAAGCCCTGAAGGTTGCTACCGATTGTTTTGCGCTTTCTTACCACACACTCCCTCCTTCCATCTATACCTCTTAATCCTGTCTTAAGTCAAACATTTCAAGTTTGACCAAGCTTatagaaataaatatcaacatctacaatatAAAATCAATATCATTTGATCTATCATGAAATATGTTTCCAGAGTATTTATTGAGTATTTTagatgttgattctttttccataaACTAGGTCAAACTTATAACAATATTACTAGACCTTGTATACATGGAATGATGCAGCATTTCAGAAATCATGACCATGTACACCACAGTACCTTGCTTACTTCAAGAGAAATATATCCTGCCACAGGTGAAAAAGGTACAATAGCTCTAAATTGATATAGTAGTGGCAATGTTGTAGCTACCATAAACTGGAAATTTGCAAATTTTCAACAAAtttaagcaaaactcaaaaaaaaaATGCCTATCTTGTACCACATCTTTTCTCTCTTCCCCCTAAGAAACTGCAGCCTATCAGCGTACTATGTTTCTATGCTGCAACCATAGTTCAAAAAAGCGCTAGGCGTTAATTGTGCGTTTTGCCACCGCCTTGCACTTTTTTGACCAAAGCACATGCTTATGCGCAGACTAAGCGCAGTTATGCGCTAGGCGTTTTGTTATCACCTAGAGCCTAAGCGCGGTTATGCGCTAGGCGTTTTGTTATCGCCTAGAGCCTAAGCGCACTTAAGCGCTCGCTTAGGCGTGCCTTTTTTAACTATGGCTGCAACCAAGTAATCCTTGCAATGATACGGGTTTCTATTTCCCAGACAGAGGAGAAAAGCCCTGAAAACTCCTACCAATTGTTCTGTACTTTCTTACCACATAATTGTCAAATCTGAACATGTGCTCCTTACATTTAAGAGAAATCTATATGTCCTGCCACTCATGAAAAAAGCAAAGTCCGTGATACAATTATGGGATTTATCTTTATAAAATAAATGTTAGGTGGATCAGATCCCTGGAGTCTCACCATTCTGTAAATGGAGTTCATCTCATTCTCACCTATTAGTTTCCTACCAAACAATAGAGTGGGCACATCTTGTCGTAATTCCGTACTTATGGAGTACGAAATTCCACATGATTATCACACCTAGATTCTAAATAAATAGTAGGCATAAAACTTCATCTGTGTAAGCAAACTGGGGTGGCCCAGATGCACAATCATTAAGGACACGCAAGAGAGATAGAGCTACTTCACAGGCACAGACCGCACTTTGTCGTTTCTAGTAGCTAGCAAGTAGAATTCGCTGCGACCTATCAAGATTTAGTCTTCCTCGACCCAATCTACCAGCACCAAGAACCCTAAGCAGAGATACTAGCAGAGTAGCAAATAGGACCGAACGAACCATAGCGAGGTCAACAACACAATGTGGCGCAAATGTAGAGATACAAGACTGGACATGAAAGAGATCGAGTAGGGGGGGCGCCTCTCTCACCtccgatgaagatgttggtggcgAGGAGGAAGGGGAAGACGCGGCGCATGAAGGCCCCCTTCACCGCTGGCTGCGGCTGCGGCGCTTTCGGTGGCACAGCGGCCGGGTCGGGCTTGCCGGGAGTGGTCATCACGACGAGGTCACGGATATAGCGCGGTGTCCGGGGCGACGGCAAGGGTGTTGGCGGCGGCGAGACCGAGACGACTGCGTGAATGCTTTTACCCTTCTCTCGTCTTCGCAGGGCTTTATGTGCTTTTGGTTACCTGCATTTTTTTCCCATTTGCAAGTTGGACCTCACTGAGCATATCTATCGatgtatctatctatctatctatctattataAAAAAAAGAATCGTTTCCATACGGCCGCCGCCGAACCGACGCGTCGGTCGCTTCCTCGCGCGCGTGggcccatgcaacatttttcgctCGCTGGTCAGTGGATGtaacatttttcgtctaaatttgTTTCAACCAACGTTATAtttgctgcaagcgttttttACTACATTTTGTTCAGTAaaaaaaagttgcatatacgtttggttgcaacttcagttcgtcggatttttcgttacaatcaatgtttttacttttgctacaaccgtgttaatttttgctacaaccgacatcattttttgctgcaaccgttcactaaaaaagttgcatacacgttcacgtagatatttgttacaaccggcgtttgacttttgctaccacgcaccatcagaTTCGGTTTTttcctacgatcacgtagatattttttttgctacaattttttttttgttgcaaccgttgaaaaaattgctgcatcgcgacaaattttgctgcatcgggagaaaaaatgttgcatgaagaaccaacgcggggttggtggatcgtgTGGCCCGCGCGCGACCGGCCAAAAGTTTGACCGGCGCGTCGACGCAGATCACTCCCCTAAAAAAAATCGAAAGAGGCAGATCCAAATAAGCAGAACCGTTTATTTACAATATTTAAGGGTTTAAATATATCCATGTTTAGCACAGTAAGCCATGGAATTAAACTCCGTCATAGTCCGCGTCCTTTCCTTCTTAAAAAAAATTGCTCTGCGCACCCTCACCACGATCTCCGCCCTTTCCTCATGTGCGACGCGGTTGCgccttccttctactcctcctcatgCCGCCCTTCTCCTTGCCCTGGCCGTCAAGATCATGCGACCGTCTGCCATCGTCTGTGTAGGCTGCTTCACCGACGCCCACGACCGATTCACTGTGCTACGGCGTTGCCCGCCTATCCCCGCGTGTGTGATGGCTCTAATTGACGATCTGCGATGATGCGCGCGTAAAGATTAAGCgatgacggcgctccgtaggtattaacccccctcctccccaacaacaTGTTTCCTCTTTATCTAAACATGTCCAATCCACTATTGGTTAACACCTAATCCAGATTTCTTTCATGGCAAATTCAAAGCCTGTCATGTGTACCTCTAATGTAGGAATAGGAGTTAATGAGACACGAGAAGTATTGATCAAACGCTCTAAGCATGTCATGTGTACCTTTACTACCTCATGAAAACTACAAATTTTTTAAGAAAAATTGCTTCAACAACTAGTTCCAGTGCAACATTTTTTTCTTCTATGGGCTTTCTCTTGCAATCTGCACTGAATGTTGTACGCTGATGTCGTGTCTTGTCAAGGAAAAATTGTTTAATTGACATGTTCTGCTTTAGACCAATCTTTCTAAAAATCCGTATG
Coding sequences within:
- the LOC123443756 gene encoding uncharacterized protein LOC123443756; translated protein: MTTPGKPDPAAVPPKAPQPQPAVKGAFMRRVFPFLLATNIFIGVYVFAKTYKRDQDKKNAEAAAAAAAAAALLAPPAAVAKPAPPPKRVLPPLSEDEQRQVYKWMLEEKRKSKPRDAAEKNKINEEKALLKEIIRAESLPRLW